The following are from one region of the Verrucomicrobiota bacterium genome:
- a CDS encoding type II/IV secretion system protein, whose protein sequence is MAFASIKNLFAQMALGTPEQFDEWSKAWHVAVVNGSQESLLAFICRERGLSEELFLQQLAKALGWPYLDLRKTDVPVEARQKISTKVAFQYSVLPTRFENGTLQVAVGNPFDTAMLNAVQFDVQGAVQFALAPKVEIEKALKKYYGVGAETLDELGKDEPLELIVGEDKEITEGDQEASVI, encoded by the coding sequence ATGGCGTTTGCATCGATCAAAAACTTATTCGCGCAGATGGCGCTGGGCACTCCGGAGCAGTTCGACGAGTGGAGCAAGGCCTGGCACGTGGCGGTCGTCAATGGTTCTCAGGAATCATTGCTGGCATTTATTTGCCGGGAACGGGGACTCTCCGAGGAACTGTTTCTGCAACAACTGGCCAAGGCCCTCGGCTGGCCTTACCTCGACTTGCGGAAAACCGATGTGCCGGTGGAAGCGCGCCAGAAAATCTCCACCAAGGTCGCCTTCCAATATTCCGTGCTGCCGACGCGCTTCGAGAACGGCACGCTCCAAGTGGCGGTGGGCAATCCGTTCGACACGGCGATGCTGAACGCCGTGCAATTCGACGTGCAAGGCGCGGTTCAATTTGCGCTTGCTCCCAAAGTGGAAATTGAGAAAGCGCTCAAAAAATATTACGGCGTCGGCGCGGAAACCCTTGATGAATTGGGCAAAGACGAACCGCTTGAACTGATCGTCGGTGAAGACAAGGAAATCACGGAAGGCGATCAGGAGGCGAGCGTCATC
- a CDS encoding ABC transporter permease produces MALPLKYNVRNVFVRWRATLATILGVALVVAVYVLVQALAVGLEKSSRNTGDPRNVMIVRKGSTAESSSQVMRTQLKLIQYWPEIARNEKGQPLISGDVLVLINLPRGKAEGEANVLLRGISPMGMELRPQVSLVEGRWFTPGKREVVVSRRLAARFGNFKIGDTFKSAGQELTVVGWMDGQNSAFDSEVWLDADETRSIFDRENYSSLLVRVVDAAAAQSLTNRVDADKRLSLRGMPEVAYYSAQTMTAMPIKILGGFLATAMSIGAVFAAMNTMYASVGSRTREIGTLRVLGFRRRTILVSFLIEGAFLALIGGVLGCLFSLPMNGYATGTMSFESFSEIVFQFRITPWLATKGLIFSVLVGVVGSFLPAIRASRLPVIAALKSV; encoded by the coding sequence ATGGCCCTTCCGCTGAAATATAATGTTCGCAACGTGTTCGTCCGCTGGCGCGCGACCCTGGCCACGATTCTTGGCGTGGCACTGGTCGTCGCCGTTTACGTCCTCGTGCAGGCGCTGGCGGTCGGCTTGGAAAAATCCAGCCGCAACACCGGCGATCCGCGCAACGTGATGATTGTTCGCAAAGGCTCGACCGCCGAATCCAGCAGCCAGGTGATGCGCACCCAACTGAAGCTCATTCAGTATTGGCCCGAAATCGCCCGCAACGAAAAAGGCCAGCCGCTGATCTCCGGCGATGTGCTGGTGTTGATCAATCTGCCGCGCGGTAAAGCGGAAGGCGAGGCCAATGTTCTCCTCCGCGGCATTTCGCCGATGGGCATGGAACTCCGGCCCCAGGTGTCGCTAGTGGAGGGGAGATGGTTCACGCCGGGCAAACGCGAGGTGGTCGTGAGCCGACGATTGGCGGCGCGTTTTGGCAATTTTAAAATCGGCGACACTTTCAAAAGCGCCGGTCAGGAACTCACCGTCGTCGGCTGGATGGACGGACAAAACAGCGCGTTTGATTCCGAGGTCTGGCTGGACGCCGATGAGACGCGCTCGATTTTCGACCGCGAGAATTATTCCAGCCTGCTGGTGCGCGTGGTGGACGCCGCCGCCGCTCAATCATTAACGAATCGGGTGGATGCGGACAAACGCCTGTCGCTCCGCGGCATGCCGGAGGTGGCGTATTACAGCGCGCAAACCATGACTGCGATGCCGATCAAAATCCTCGGTGGTTTTCTGGCGACGGCCATGTCCATCGGCGCTGTCTTTGCCGCCATGAACACGATGTATGCCAGCGTCGGCTCGCGCACGCGGGAAATCGGCACGTTGCGGGTGCTGGGATTTCGTCGCCGAACCATCCTGGTGAGCTTCTTGATTGAAGGCGCATTCCTCGCGTTGATCGGGGGCGTGTTGGGATGTCTGTTTTCGCTGCCGATGAATGGTTACGCCACCGGGACGATGAGTTTTGAATCGTTCAGCGAAATTGTCTTCCAGTTTCGGATCACGCCGTGGCTGGCGACGAAGGGTCTGATTTTTTCGGTGCTGGTCGGGGTGGTGGGAAGTTTCCTGCCGGCAATCCGGGCATCACGTCTGCCCGTCATTGCTGCGCTCAAGTCGGTTTGA
- a CDS encoding tetratricopeptide repeat protein codes for MPEKSMDEIPLALRQYFEKGATALQRANYDYAIAIFNEILAKEPAFFECREFLRVAQFKKMGGGTGFFKKVFGGASSSPMIAKGQLALRNNPLEAITIAEHILNGDPQNTAAHKLLAEAALAADLPRTAVFSLEILVKNSPKDKELRVQLARALALAGEVSRAETVFSDLVRDFPGDTALAQEMKNVSARKTLDEGGYEALADGQGSYRDILKNKEEAVSLEQEKREVKSDDVAARLIREYETRLPNEPDNLKLLRSLAELYTQKKDFDRALGYYEKIKTSGAGGDSSLERAMAETTLKKYDHALAQLDPQDPDYAETSAQIQSERQAYQITECQQRAEKYPTDLQIRFELGQLYFQAGKINEAIQELQRAKDNPHRKLQALSLLGQCFARKGMNDLAARTLQNAIKEKIPFDTEKKELIYALAGVLEKMGQVQEAIEQYKLIYEHDIGYKDVAAKVEKDYSGQ; via the coding sequence ATGCCCGAAAAGAGCATGGATGAAATTCCATTGGCCTTGCGCCAGTATTTTGAAAAGGGGGCCACCGCGCTGCAACGTGCCAATTACGATTACGCCATCGCGATCTTCAACGAGATCTTGGCCAAGGAGCCGGCCTTCTTCGAGTGCCGCGAATTCTTGCGCGTGGCGCAATTCAAGAAAATGGGTGGCGGCACCGGCTTCTTCAAAAAGGTCTTCGGTGGTGCCAGTTCGTCGCCGATGATCGCCAAAGGCCAGCTCGCTCTCCGCAATAATCCGCTCGAAGCCATCACTATTGCCGAGCACATCCTCAACGGCGACCCGCAGAATACCGCCGCGCACAAGCTGCTGGCCGAGGCGGCGTTGGCGGCGGACCTGCCCCGCACCGCGGTGTTCTCGCTGGAAATCCTGGTAAAAAATTCGCCCAAGGACAAGGAACTGCGCGTCCAACTCGCCCGGGCGCTGGCACTGGCCGGCGAAGTGTCGCGGGCCGAAACCGTGTTTAGCGATCTCGTGCGCGATTTTCCCGGCGACACCGCGCTCGCTCAGGAAATGAAAAACGTCTCCGCGCGCAAAACGCTCGACGAAGGCGGTTACGAAGCGCTGGCCGACGGGCAGGGGTCGTATCGCGACATTTTGAAAAACAAGGAGGAGGCGGTTTCGCTTGAACAGGAAAAGCGTGAAGTCAAATCGGACGATGTGGCCGCTCGCTTGATCCGGGAATATGAGACCCGCCTGCCGAACGAACCTGACAACCTGAAGCTGCTGCGTTCGCTCGCGGAGTTGTACACGCAGAAAAAGGATTTTGACCGCGCGCTGGGTTACTACGAAAAGATCAAGACCTCCGGTGCGGGTGGCGATTCGTCGCTGGAACGCGCCATGGCCGAGACGACCCTGAAGAAATATGATCACGCGTTGGCGCAACTCGATCCTCAAGACCCCGATTACGCGGAGACCTCGGCGCAAATTCAATCGGAGCGACAAGCTTATCAGATTACGGAGTGCCAGCAGCGCGCAGAGAAATATCCGACCGACCTGCAGATTCGCTTCGAGCTTGGCCAGCTCTACTTTCAAGCCGGCAAAATCAACGAGGCCATCCAGGAACTGCAGCGGGCGAAAGACAATCCGCATCGAAAGCTTCAGGCCTTGAGTCTGTTGGGGCAGTGCTTCGCGCGCAAGGGCATGAACGACCTCGCCGCCCGCACGCTGCAAAATGCCATCAAGGAAAAAATTCCCTTCGACACCGAAAAGAAGGAGTTGATTTACGCGCTGGCCGGCGTGCTCGAAAAAATGGGTCAGGTCCAGGAAGCCATCGAGCAATACAAACTCATTTACGAACACGACATCGGCTACAAGGACGTGGCCGCCAAGGTCGAGAAGGATTACTCGGGACAGTAA
- a CDS encoding tetratricopeptide repeat protein, whose protein sequence is MKRLVIGWLSLLLVASQMAAATNASSNKSVVALSLPVPNDPVEKEYQKLLAEDDAAQAEVDKWIRENKEFAEQGAGISSAALNQRIKDRFTPVRKAYEEFLQRHPDHAHARLAFGSFLNDLQEEEAARDQWEKASELEPGNPAAWNNLANNYSEHGPIKKAFEYYARAIELKPDEALYHHNLGMTVHLFRRAAMEFYNLSEQQVFEKALALYRQALKLDPNNFPFASDVAQTYYGLKPTRTEDALKAWNDALKIANDDIEREGVYLHLARFKLDAARFAEARQQLLSVTNAMYTQLKSNLLQNINAQEARAKQTNAPPAAVEKQ, encoded by the coding sequence ATGAAACGACTTGTGATCGGATGGTTGAGCCTGTTGCTGGTGGCAAGCCAGATGGCAGCGGCCACCAACGCAAGTTCCAACAAGTCTGTGGTCGCACTCAGTCTTCCCGTTCCCAACGATCCGGTCGAAAAGGAATATCAGAAACTGCTGGCGGAGGATGACGCCGCGCAGGCGGAGGTGGACAAATGGATTCGTGAAAACAAGGAGTTTGCCGAGCAAGGTGCCGGCATTTCCAGCGCAGCATTGAATCAACGCATCAAGGACCGCTTTACGCCAGTTCGCAAGGCGTATGAGGAATTCCTGCAACGCCATCCCGATCACGCCCACGCGCGCCTGGCCTTTGGCAGTTTCCTCAACGACCTGCAGGAGGAGGAGGCTGCGCGCGATCAATGGGAGAAAGCGAGCGAACTCGAACCCGGGAATCCCGCTGCCTGGAACAACCTCGCCAATAACTATAGCGAACACGGGCCGATCAAAAAAGCCTTCGAGTATTATGCCAGGGCTATCGAACTCAAACCGGATGAGGCGCTTTATCATCACAATCTCGGCATGACCGTTCATCTTTTTCGCCGCGCGGCGATGGAGTTTTACAATCTGAGCGAACAGCAAGTCTTCGAAAAAGCCCTCGCGCTTTATCGCCAGGCGCTGAAGCTCGACCCGAATAATTTCCCGTTCGCCTCCGATGTCGCCCAAACGTATTACGGCCTCAAACCCACGCGGACCGAGGATGCCTTGAAAGCCTGGAACGACGCTCTGAAAATTGCCAACGACGACATCGAACGCGAAGGCGTTTACCTTCATCTCGCCCGTTTCAAACTCGATGCCGCGCGATTTGCGGAGGCCCGGCAGCAACTCCTGTCCGTCACCAATGCGATGTACACACAATTGAAGAGCAACCTGCTGCAGAATATCAACGCGCAGGAAGCCAGAGCAAAGCAAACCAACGCGCCACCCGCCGCGGTGGAAAAGCAGTAA
- a CDS encoding FtsX-like permease family protein, whose translation MNPATFVVKNALRNKRRAALSILSVAASLFLFVTLLVAMREITVPPEDIGAASRIVVRNKISLANLLPARQRAVLERIPGVEAVTPFSWYGGKFRDEEATLFAQFAIDPIQFFKVMGEAKVPPDQLEAFLKDQTSCIVGKLTAEKYHIKVGDRLPFTGTIWPCDLTLKVAGIYEGSIDDRNLFFHHKYLDEASGSAGQVGTWWVKANNLDDMSQICARIDKAFANTSAEVRAETERAFQMSMVSMWGNIKILVRSISSVVVFTLILVSASTMSMAIRERFRELAVLKALGFRRRELFAAILAESFGLAMFGALLGIGGAWWIYTYVSIAKMTNGIFITFEVTPAIIGRAALVAAALGIIASVAPAIAVARMSVVDGLKTLD comes from the coding sequence ATGAATCCGGCAACATTCGTCGTCAAAAACGCTCTGCGCAACAAACGCCGCGCCGCGCTCTCGATCTTGAGCGTGGCGGCGAGTCTCTTTCTATTTGTCACGCTGCTGGTGGCCATGCGGGAAATCACGGTGCCGCCGGAGGACATCGGGGCGGCGTCGCGCATCGTTGTGCGCAACAAGATTTCCCTGGCCAACCTGTTGCCCGCCCGCCAGCGCGCCGTGCTGGAACGGATACCGGGCGTGGAAGCCGTCACCCCGTTCAGTTGGTATGGCGGCAAGTTTCGGGACGAGGAAGCCACACTCTTCGCCCAGTTTGCCATCGATCCGATTCAGTTTTTCAAGGTGATGGGTGAAGCCAAAGTCCCACCCGATCAATTGGAGGCATTCCTCAAAGATCAAACCTCCTGCATCGTCGGCAAGCTCACGGCAGAGAAATACCACATCAAGGTCGGCGACCGCCTGCCCTTCACCGGCACGATCTGGCCCTGCGATCTGACGTTGAAAGTCGCCGGCATTTACGAGGGATCGATTGACGACCGCAACCTCTTCTTTCACCACAAATATCTCGATGAAGCCTCAGGCAGCGCCGGGCAGGTCGGCACCTGGTGGGTCAAAGCCAACAACCTCGACGACATGTCGCAGATTTGTGCCCGCATCGACAAAGCTTTTGCCAATACCTCCGCCGAGGTGCGCGCGGAAACCGAGCGCGCCTTCCAGATGAGCATGGTCTCGATGTGGGGCAACATCAAAATCCTGGTCCGCTCGATTTCCTCGGTCGTCGTTTTCACGCTCATTTTGGTTTCGGCCAGCACCATGAGCATGGCGATTCGCGAGCGGTTCCGGGAATTGGCCGTGTTGAAGGCGCTGGGGTTTCGCCGCCGCGAATTGTTCGCCGCGATCCTGGCGGAGAGTTTTGGGCTGGCGATGTTCGGCGCGCTCCTGGGAATCGGGGGCGCATGGTGGATTTACACCTATGTCAGCATCGCCAAAATGACCAACGGCATTTTCATCACCTTTGAAGTCACGCCGGCCATCATCGGGCGGGCCGCGCTCGTGGCGGCCGCGCTCGGCATCATCGCCAGCGTTGCCCCCGCCATTGCCGTGGCGCGCATGAGCGTGGTGGACGGTTTGAAAACCTTGGATTGA
- a CDS encoding type II toxin-antitoxin system PemK/MazF family toxin translates to MSARRGEVWFADLNPTRGSEQAGLRPVLILQNDLISRFSSTVLAIPFTTNLRRAALPTCLQIPKGEGGLASDSVLLCHQLRVLDKTRLRQKLGAVNPQTLSAIENCMVFTMGMT, encoded by the coding sequence ATGAGCGCCCGCCGGGGCGAAGTCTGGTTTGCGGACTTGAATCCCACACGCGGCTCGGAGCAGGCCGGCTTGCGCCCCGTGTTGATCTTGCAAAATGATCTAATCAGCAGGTTCAGTTCAACGGTGCTCGCAATCCCGTTTACAACAAACCTCCGCCGCGCGGCACTGCCGACGTGCCTGCAAATACCAAAAGGCGAAGGCGGATTGGCGAGTGACTCTGTTTTGCTTTGCCACCAGTTGCGTGTTCTCGACAAAACCCGTCTCCGCCAAAAGCTTGGCGCCGTAAATCCGCAAACTTTGTCCGCGATTGAAAATTGCATGGTCTTCACGATGGGAATGACTTGA